A part of Terriglobus roseus genomic DNA contains:
- a CDS encoding EamA family transporter, protein MTRKHENTSRSLVIVAFACVYFFWGSTFVAIRVGVQSLSPAFVSGFRYCAAGVIMLTVLALRGTRIVLPRAEFQRALLLGVVMLTGNNVMISWAEQSLSAGLAALLAAGIPLMIALAETFIPGGTPLNRMGWLGTVLGFAGLVVLLAPLLRGGVGSASTGVVIMLVADLLWVVGSLYSGRRPSTVDPLLGAGWQMLLGGTLSIVLGSALGGWQSAHWNKSALLAVLWLVFFGSLVGYTAYMWLLHHVPVAKVATYAYVNPIVSVALSSVLLHESLHGSQWIAMAIILASVALVTASKSKPKAA, encoded by the coding sequence ATGACCCGAAAGCATGAAAACACATCGCGTTCGCTCGTCATTGTTGCGTTCGCCTGCGTTTACTTTTTTTGGGGATCGACGTTTGTTGCGATTCGCGTGGGTGTGCAGTCGCTTTCGCCTGCGTTTGTCTCGGGGTTTCGTTACTGCGCGGCGGGCGTGATTATGCTGACGGTGCTTGCGCTGCGCGGGACTCGGATTGTGTTGCCGCGTGCGGAGTTTCAGCGTGCGCTGTTGTTGGGCGTGGTGATGCTTACGGGCAATAACGTGATGATCAGTTGGGCAGAGCAGTCGCTTTCTGCCGGGCTGGCTGCGTTGCTGGCTGCGGGCATCCCCCTGATGATTGCGCTGGCGGAGACGTTTATTCCTGGCGGCACACCGTTGAATCGCATGGGCTGGCTGGGGACGGTGCTGGGGTTTGCGGGGCTGGTTGTATTGCTGGCTCCGTTGTTGCGCGGCGGTGTTGGTTCTGCTTCGACAGGCGTGGTGATCATGCTGGTGGCGGACCTGCTGTGGGTTGTGGGTTCGCTTTATTCCGGGCGCAGGCCTTCGACTGTTGATCCGCTGCTGGGTGCTGGATGGCAGATGTTGCTGGGCGGCACGTTGAGCATTGTGCTGGGATCAGCGCTGGGCGGATGGCAGAGTGCGCATTGGAATAAGAGCGCGCTGCTGGCGGTGTTGTGGCTGGTGTTCTTTGGATCGCTGGTGGGCTACACGGCGTACATGTGGCTGCTGCATCATGTGCCGGTGGCGAAGGTGGCAACGTATGCGTATGTGAATCCGATTGTGAGTGTGGCTTTGAGTTCGGTGCTGCTGCATGAGTCGCTGCATGGATCGCAGTGGATTGCGATGGCAATCATTCTGGCTTCTGTTGCGTTGGTGACGGCAAGTAAGTCAAAACCGAAGGCTGCTTAG
- a CDS encoding flavin monoamine oxidase family protein: protein MKHVIVIGGGVAGLMAAMKLRASSDLQVTLLEAQDRIGGRIRTVQQDGNYIELGAEFIHGNPPELLALLEDLNLETYELSGQDFNYDCSDDSLHPQDEGTHSDKDSPFNVLEQMTAWSDAHPMEDLAFDAWCERENIDPDVHSGARGYVEGFNAADASRISVRSLAIQQEAEDSIEGEALHHVKGGYHRLPKEIAARFTRLGGTLRLQSQVKSITWSRGSVDVQLHSDESLHADAAIITLPLGVLQSSSVAFSPAPADILQQANRMAMGPVVRMCLVFRNRWWAQLDHLQKKALQKLSFILPEEQRSDLNFRVFWAGYPSLDPVLTAWAGGTSTEAFAAMTDEQIAEAACHDLSRIFGVPKQQILDELVTQHRHDWSSDPLFGGAYSWVPAGAVDASEKMTHPVEDTLFFAGEHTDTTGHWGTVHGALRSGIRAAQQLLDSH, encoded by the coding sequence TTGAAACACGTCATCGTCATCGGTGGAGGAGTCGCAGGCCTCATGGCTGCAATGAAACTGCGCGCCAGCAGCGACCTTCAGGTAACACTGCTCGAAGCACAGGACCGCATCGGCGGCCGCATCCGCACTGTGCAACAAGACGGCAACTACATCGAACTCGGCGCGGAATTCATACACGGCAATCCGCCAGAACTTCTCGCGCTGCTCGAAGACCTCAACCTCGAAACCTACGAGCTCTCCGGCCAGGACTTCAATTACGACTGCAGCGACGACTCGCTCCATCCGCAGGACGAAGGCACGCACAGCGATAAAGATTCGCCATTCAACGTCCTCGAACAGATGACGGCATGGAGCGATGCTCACCCCATGGAAGACCTCGCATTCGACGCATGGTGCGAACGCGAAAACATCGATCCTGACGTCCATTCCGGTGCTCGCGGATACGTCGAAGGCTTCAACGCAGCCGATGCATCTCGCATCTCTGTACGCTCACTCGCCATCCAGCAGGAAGCAGAAGACAGCATTGAAGGTGAGGCGCTTCACCACGTAAAGGGCGGATACCATCGCCTCCCAAAAGAAATCGCCGCACGCTTCACACGTCTCGGCGGAACACTCCGTTTGCAGTCACAAGTGAAATCCATCACATGGTCGCGCGGATCAGTCGATGTCCAACTGCACTCAGACGAATCGCTTCATGCAGACGCAGCAATCATCACGCTGCCGCTCGGTGTCCTGCAATCATCCAGTGTTGCATTCTCTCCCGCGCCAGCTGACATCCTGCAGCAAGCCAACCGCATGGCGATGGGCCCAGTCGTTCGCATGTGCCTGGTCTTCCGCAACCGTTGGTGGGCACAACTCGATCACCTGCAGAAGAAGGCGCTTCAAAAACTCTCCTTCATTCTTCCCGAAGAACAACGAAGCGACCTGAACTTCCGCGTCTTCTGGGCGGGCTATCCCTCACTCGATCCCGTACTCACAGCATGGGCGGGCGGTACATCCACAGAAGCCTTCGCTGCAATGACCGATGAGCAAATTGCGGAAGCCGCATGCCACGACCTCTCACGCATCTTCGGTGTGCCAAAGCAGCAGATACTCGACGAACTCGTCACGCAGCATCGCCACGACTGGAGCAGCGATCCACTCTTCGGTGGAGCTTATTCATGGGTGCCCGCAGGCGCGGTCGACGCTTCAGAAAAGATGACGCATCCCGTCGAAGACACGCTCTTCTTCGCAGGCGAACACACAGACACCACCGGCCATTGGGGCACAGTCCACGGCGCATTGCGCAGCGGCATCCGAGCCGCACAACAACTATTGGATTCGCACTAA